The Gemmobacter aquarius genome contains the following window.
CGAGCGCGAGATCGGCCAGCGCCACCATCGCATAGCGCCCCTTGGTCGAGAGTTTCATCGCAAAGCCCCGCAAAAACATTGACGCCAAGGCATCGGCCCATTACCTGAAAACCGACCCCGCAGGATGGCATTTCGGCCTCCCTTTGGAATGGTTCTAAATTACCCTAGCGATTTCGTCAACAAATCGCTCATGGAAAGACAGGCGCGACGCATGCCCGAAGTCATTTTCGCTGGCCCCGAAGGCCGGCTCGAAGGCCGCTACCATCCGCAAAAAGACCGTGATGCACCGATCGCCATCGTGCTCCATCCGCATCCGCAATACGGCGGAACGATGAACAACAAGGTGGTCTACAACCTCCATTACGCCTTCTACAATCTCGGCTTTACCGTGCTGCGCTTCAACTTCCGTGGCGTCGGCCGGTCACAGGGCGAATATGACCAGGGCATCGGCGAACTGTCCGACGCTGCAAGCGCGCTCGACTACCTGCAATCGATGAACCAGAACGCGAAACACTGCTGGGTCGCGGGCTTTTCGTTCGGCGCATGGATCGGCATGCAACTGCTGATGCGCCGCCCCGAGATCACCGGCTTCATCTCGGTCGCCCCTCCGGCCAATATGTATGATTTCTCCTTCCTCGCCCCCTGCCCCTCGTCGGGCCTGATCATCAACGGCACCGCCGACCGCGTGGCCCCGCCCAAGGATACCAAAACCCTTGTCGGCAAGCTGCACGAGCAAAAGGGCATCACCATCACCCATACCGAAATCGAGGGTGCCGACCACTTCTTCAAGGACGAAGA
Protein-coding sequences here:
- a CDS encoding alpha/beta hydrolase, encoding MPEVIFAGPEGRLEGRYHPQKDRDAPIAIVLHPHPQYGGTMNNKVVYNLHYAFYNLGFTVLRFNFRGVGRSQGEYDQGIGELSDAASALDYLQSMNQNAKHCWVAGFSFGAWIGMQLLMRRPEITGFISVAPPANMYDFSFLAPCPSSGLIINGTADRVAPPKDTKTLVGKLHEQKGITITHTEIEGADHFFKDEEQHMKPMIDTVSTYVRRRLGEGSR